One Vespula pensylvanica isolate Volc-1 chromosome 14, ASM1446617v1, whole genome shotgun sequence genomic window carries:
- the LOC122634018 gene encoding protein phosphatase 1 regulatory subunit 12A isoform X3, translating into MSLETRSSSALFKRAEQLKRWEQSETNREPAQPRQVARKIKFSDDCVFLAACAAGDKEEVVRLLQKGADINTGNVDGLTALHQACIDDDLDMVEFLVEQGADINRGDNEGWTPLHATASCGFISIAKYLIEQGCNLAAVNNDGELALDIAEKVEMEDMLQQHINKAGIDCDQARSEEERSMLNDARAWRSGAPGKDSMHPRTGATALHVAAAKGYIKVMNILLQARCDVNAQDFDGWTPLHGAAHWGQSETCKLLVDNFCDMDIKNYAGQTAFDVADADILKDLEELKQKQLTMMKDHPQIINKKQPSVPKKRISTNTDSAVTTQESPEILEEETPNKVKKVEVEIQSDKDDSSTGTNSDVEATRETDMEESDGEVVSETSSESRSSTCSNQSDKSNQSNHSTCLTDDEKKNRVNKEETATHSPLSAIEINKVPNQAPILPPKQQIDNNEEGVVPSWRRSGSFRSRIQNVEELEDKDKSTKLLNTPNKITTEPEVVLRRTHSFETDEKFYEQYLALHARIKASSCPTLHRCNAVSPTHTNATTRSASLRETHRRKEIKLNLELSRTPQGSNTLSPTSASKTSPLSALPTTTTTTANTVTTTITTSPVPLNQIRSVQPMEATSTLLSSANNTVAVSGTPTTPGGSKLSPGNIFKNFFKSFVPPVRDEESETQRKAHAKRVRETRRSTQGVTLDEIKSAEQLVKKKQQNNEVPSLTAPSPQQPAASVSNTASITATITTATPTTVTANKTSEESNLPERRPSWRLRVDNGSKFQLEDANNRSPDITSTYMRRPSGGTGIPRPSSAPVETITPSPAETTVTLPLRRSLKPSEDKEQDKENDSRNAQATQAVIQRRRRPKRRSTGVVHVDMDEIDPEKQDISAGGDFEDTKVNHSESGNDRPGRSNRLGSVSSISSEISSASARIKSTSSENGEIDYKKLYEESQAENERLREKLKRSDEQLKEVRSLLDKAQNSQNKSVLSEAEKRERRAMERKLSEMEEELKVMDQLKCENQRLKDENGALIRVISKLSK; encoded by the exons ATGTCTCTCGAGACTCGTTCGAGCTCGGCTCTATTTAAAAGAGCTGAACAGCTCAAACGTTGGGAACAATCTGAAACAAATCGAGAGCCGGCCCAACCCCGTCAAGTAGCAAGAAAGATCAAATTTTCCGATGATTGTGTCTTCTTGGCGGCATGTGCAGCAGGCGACAAGGAGGAGGTTGTGCGTTTACTTCAAAAAGGGGCGGACATCAACACCGGAAACGTCGATGGTCTCACGGCGTTACACCAG GCATGCATCGACGATGATCTGGATATGGTAGAATTTTTGGTAGAACAAGGAGCGGATATAAATCGTGGAGACAATGAAGGATGGACACCCCTACACGCTACAGCATCTTGTGGCTTCATATCAATAGCTAA ATACTTGATAGAACAAGGATGCAATTTGGCAGCAGTTAACAATGATGGCGAATTGGCCCTTGACATCGCAGAAAAGGTTGAAATGGAGGATATGCTACAGCAACATATAAATAAAGCAG GCATAGATTGTGATCAAGCTAGAAGTGAAGAGGAAAGGTCAATGTTAAATGATGCAAGAGCTTGGAGATCAGGAGCACCAGGCAAAGATTCAATGCATCCTAGAACAGGAGCTACGGCACTTCATGTTGCTGCTGCTAAAGGCTACATCAAAGTCATGAA tATTCTCCTTCAGGCTCGATGCGATGTCAATGCACAAGATTTCGATGGATGGACTCCCTTACATGGTGCAGCTCATTGGGGTCAATCAGAAACTTGTAAATTACTTGTGGATAACTTTTGTGATATGGACATCAAAAATTATgca ggACAAACTGCTTTTGATGTTGCTGATGcagatattttaaaagatttagaaGAATTGAAGCAAAAACAATTAACTATGATGAAAGATCATCcacaaataattaacaaaaaacaaCCTTCTGTACCAAAGAAACg tatttCAACTAATACTGATAGTGCTGTAACGACACAAGAGAGTCCTGAAATTCTGGAAGAAGAAACGCCAAATAAAGTCAAAAAAGTAGAAGTGGAAATTCAATCTGATAAAGACGATTCTAGTACTGGAACGAATAGCGACGTCG AAGCAACACGAGAAACAGATATGGAAGAGAGTGATGGCGAAGTTGTTTCTGAAACTAGCTCAGAATCACGCTCTTCCACCTGCTCCAATCAGTCTGATAAGTCTAACCAATCAAACCATTCCACATGTCTTACAGATGATG aaaagaaaaacagagtaAACAAAGAGGAAACCGCAACTCATTCTCCGTTATCTGCTATTGAAATCAATAAAGTTCCTAATcaa gcTCCGATATTGCCTCCTAAGCAgcaaattgataataatgaagaGGGAGTTGTTCCATCCTGGAGGCGTTCAGGATCTTTTCGAAGTAGAATACAAAATGTAGAag aACTTGAAGATAAGGACAAGAGTACTAAGTTGCTAAATACACCAAACAAAATTACTACTGAACCAGAGGTAGTATTAAGAAGAACACACAGTTTTGAGACAGATGAGAA GTTCTATGAGCAATACTTGGCATTACACGCTCGTATCAAGGCATCTTCCTGCCCTACTCTCCATCGTTGTAACGCAGTTTCTCCTACTCATACCAATGCTACAACACGTTCTGCATCTCTGCGCGAAACACACAG aagaaaagaaatcaaattaaatttggAATTATCAAGAACGCCACAGGGAAGCAATACACTTTCACCAACATCTGCATCTAAAACATCACCACTAAGTGCACTGCCAACTACAACCACTACAACTGCCAACACAGTGACGACAACAATTACTACTAGTCCTGTTCCTCTAAATCAGATACGCag TGTTCAACCAATGGAAGCTACATCTACACTTCTATCGAGTGCAAACAATACTGTAGCAGTATCTGGAACTCCCACTACACCTGGAGGGAGCAAGCTAAGTCCAGGAAATATCTTCAAGAATTTCTTCAA aTCCTTTGTCCCACCTGTTCGTGATGAAGAAAGTGAGACACAAAGAAAGGCACATGCGAAGAGAGTACGAGAAACTCGACGTTCAACTCAGGGAGTAACATTAGATGAAATCAAAAGTGCAGAACAacttgtaaagaaaaaacaacaaaacaaCGAAGTGCCCAGTTTGACAGCACCTTCTCCGCAG CAGCCTGCAGCTTCTGTCAGCAATACAGCCTCAATCACAGCTACAATAACAACAGCAACACCTACCACAGTGACTGCAAATAAAACTTCTGAAGAATCTAATTTGCCTGAAAGGCGACCTTCTTGGAGACTCAGGGTAGATAATGGAAGCAAG tTTCAGTTAGAGGATGCAAATAACAGGTCACCTGACATTACATCGACTTATATGAGAAGACCATCCGGTGGAACTGGTATACCCAGACCATCATCGGCACCTGTGGAAACAATCACGCCGAGTCCTGCAGAAACTACTGTTACATTACCACTTCGACGATCATTGAAACCATCTGAAGACAAAG agcaagataaagaaaatgatagcAGAAATGCACAAGCTACTCAAGCAGTTATACAAAGGAGAAGAAGGCCTAAAAGACGTTCTACGGGTGTTGTTCATGTTGATATGGAT gAAATAGATCCTGAAAAACAAGACATATCTGCTGGTGGTGATTTTGAAGATACTAAAGTGAACCATAGTGAG AGTGGAAATGATAGACCCGGTAGGTCGAATAGACTAGGTTCTGTATCATCGATATCATCTGAAATATCTTCAGCTTCAGCAAGAATTAAATCTACATCTTCAGAAAATGGTGAAATTgactataaaaaattgtatgaagAATCTCAAGCAGAAAATGAAAGACTTAGAGAAAAGCTTAAGCGATCAGATGAACAGTTGAAAGAAGTTAGAAGTTTATTAGATAAAGCACAGAATTCTCAGAACAAGTCTGTTTTATCTGAGgcagaaaaaagggaaaggagggCCATGGAGAGGAAATTATCAGAAATGGAAGAGGAATTAAAG GTTATGGATCAGTTAAAATGTGAAAACCAGAGGCTAAAGGATGAAAATGGTGCCTTGATCAG
- the LOC122634018 gene encoding protein phosphatase 1 regulatory subunit 12A isoform X1 has protein sequence MSLETRSSSALFKRAEQLKRWEQSETNREPAQPRQVARKIKFSDDCVFLAACAAGDKEEVVRLLQKGADINTGNVDGLTALHQACIDDDLDMVEFLVEQGADINRGDNEGWTPLHATASCGFISIAKYLIEQGCNLAAVNNDGELALDIAEKVEMEDMLQQHINKAGIDCDQARSEEERSMLNDARAWRSGAPGKDSMHPRTGATALHVAAAKGYIKVMNILLQARCDVNAQDFDGWTPLHGAAHWGQSETCKLLVDNFCDMDIKNYAGQTAFDVADADILKDLEELKQKQLTMMKDHPQIINKKQPSVPKKRISTNTDSAVTTQESPEILEEETPNKVKKVEVEIQSDKDDSSTGTNSDVEATRETDMEESDGEVVSETSSESRSSTCSNQSDKSNQSNHSTCLTDDEKKNRVNKEETATHSPLSAIEINKVPNQAPILPPKQQIDNNEEGVVPSWRRSGSFRSRIQNVEELEDKDKSTKLLNTPNKITTEPEVVLRRTHSFETDEKFYEQYLALHARIKASSCPTLHRCNAVSPTHTNATTRSASLRETHRRKEIKLNLELSRTPQGSNTLSPTSASKTSPLSALPTTTTTTANTVTTTITTSPVPLNQIRSVQPMEATSTLLSSANNTVAVSGTPTTPGGSKLSPGNIFKNFFKSFVPPVRDEESETQRKAHAKRVRETRRSTQGVTLDEIKSAEQLVKKKQQNNEVPSLTAPSPQQPAASVSNTASITATITTATPTTVTANKTSEESNLPERRPSWRLRVDNGSKFQLEDANNRSPDITSTYMRRPSGGTGIPRPSSAPVETITPSPAETTVTLPLRRSLKPSEDKEQDKENDSRNAQATQAVIQRRRRPKRRSTGVVHVDMDEIDPEKQDISAGGDFEDTKVNHSESGNDRPGRSNRLGSVSSISSEISSASARIKSTSSENGEIDYKKLYEESQAENERLREKLKRSDEQLKEVRSLLDKAQNSQNKSVLSEAEKRERRAMERKLSEMEEELKQLQKLKAENERLKAENRALTRVVSKLTNTTK, from the exons ATGTCTCTCGAGACTCGTTCGAGCTCGGCTCTATTTAAAAGAGCTGAACAGCTCAAACGTTGGGAACAATCTGAAACAAATCGAGAGCCGGCCCAACCCCGTCAAGTAGCAAGAAAGATCAAATTTTCCGATGATTGTGTCTTCTTGGCGGCATGTGCAGCAGGCGACAAGGAGGAGGTTGTGCGTTTACTTCAAAAAGGGGCGGACATCAACACCGGAAACGTCGATGGTCTCACGGCGTTACACCAG GCATGCATCGACGATGATCTGGATATGGTAGAATTTTTGGTAGAACAAGGAGCGGATATAAATCGTGGAGACAATGAAGGATGGACACCCCTACACGCTACAGCATCTTGTGGCTTCATATCAATAGCTAA ATACTTGATAGAACAAGGATGCAATTTGGCAGCAGTTAACAATGATGGCGAATTGGCCCTTGACATCGCAGAAAAGGTTGAAATGGAGGATATGCTACAGCAACATATAAATAAAGCAG GCATAGATTGTGATCAAGCTAGAAGTGAAGAGGAAAGGTCAATGTTAAATGATGCAAGAGCTTGGAGATCAGGAGCACCAGGCAAAGATTCAATGCATCCTAGAACAGGAGCTACGGCACTTCATGTTGCTGCTGCTAAAGGCTACATCAAAGTCATGAA tATTCTCCTTCAGGCTCGATGCGATGTCAATGCACAAGATTTCGATGGATGGACTCCCTTACATGGTGCAGCTCATTGGGGTCAATCAGAAACTTGTAAATTACTTGTGGATAACTTTTGTGATATGGACATCAAAAATTATgca ggACAAACTGCTTTTGATGTTGCTGATGcagatattttaaaagatttagaaGAATTGAAGCAAAAACAATTAACTATGATGAAAGATCATCcacaaataattaacaaaaaacaaCCTTCTGTACCAAAGAAACg tatttCAACTAATACTGATAGTGCTGTAACGACACAAGAGAGTCCTGAAATTCTGGAAGAAGAAACGCCAAATAAAGTCAAAAAAGTAGAAGTGGAAATTCAATCTGATAAAGACGATTCTAGTACTGGAACGAATAGCGACGTCG AAGCAACACGAGAAACAGATATGGAAGAGAGTGATGGCGAAGTTGTTTCTGAAACTAGCTCAGAATCACGCTCTTCCACCTGCTCCAATCAGTCTGATAAGTCTAACCAATCAAACCATTCCACATGTCTTACAGATGATG aaaagaaaaacagagtaAACAAAGAGGAAACCGCAACTCATTCTCCGTTATCTGCTATTGAAATCAATAAAGTTCCTAATcaa gcTCCGATATTGCCTCCTAAGCAgcaaattgataataatgaagaGGGAGTTGTTCCATCCTGGAGGCGTTCAGGATCTTTTCGAAGTAGAATACAAAATGTAGAag aACTTGAAGATAAGGACAAGAGTACTAAGTTGCTAAATACACCAAACAAAATTACTACTGAACCAGAGGTAGTATTAAGAAGAACACACAGTTTTGAGACAGATGAGAA GTTCTATGAGCAATACTTGGCATTACACGCTCGTATCAAGGCATCTTCCTGCCCTACTCTCCATCGTTGTAACGCAGTTTCTCCTACTCATACCAATGCTACAACACGTTCTGCATCTCTGCGCGAAACACACAG aagaaaagaaatcaaattaaatttggAATTATCAAGAACGCCACAGGGAAGCAATACACTTTCACCAACATCTGCATCTAAAACATCACCACTAAGTGCACTGCCAACTACAACCACTACAACTGCCAACACAGTGACGACAACAATTACTACTAGTCCTGTTCCTCTAAATCAGATACGCag TGTTCAACCAATGGAAGCTACATCTACACTTCTATCGAGTGCAAACAATACTGTAGCAGTATCTGGAACTCCCACTACACCTGGAGGGAGCAAGCTAAGTCCAGGAAATATCTTCAAGAATTTCTTCAA aTCCTTTGTCCCACCTGTTCGTGATGAAGAAAGTGAGACACAAAGAAAGGCACATGCGAAGAGAGTACGAGAAACTCGACGTTCAACTCAGGGAGTAACATTAGATGAAATCAAAAGTGCAGAACAacttgtaaagaaaaaacaacaaaacaaCGAAGTGCCCAGTTTGACAGCACCTTCTCCGCAG CAGCCTGCAGCTTCTGTCAGCAATACAGCCTCAATCACAGCTACAATAACAACAGCAACACCTACCACAGTGACTGCAAATAAAACTTCTGAAGAATCTAATTTGCCTGAAAGGCGACCTTCTTGGAGACTCAGGGTAGATAATGGAAGCAAG tTTCAGTTAGAGGATGCAAATAACAGGTCACCTGACATTACATCGACTTATATGAGAAGACCATCCGGTGGAACTGGTATACCCAGACCATCATCGGCACCTGTGGAAACAATCACGCCGAGTCCTGCAGAAACTACTGTTACATTACCACTTCGACGATCATTGAAACCATCTGAAGACAAAG agcaagataaagaaaatgatagcAGAAATGCACAAGCTACTCAAGCAGTTATACAAAGGAGAAGAAGGCCTAAAAGACGTTCTACGGGTGTTGTTCATGTTGATATGGAT gAAATAGATCCTGAAAAACAAGACATATCTGCTGGTGGTGATTTTGAAGATACTAAAGTGAACCATAGTGAG AGTGGAAATGATAGACCCGGTAGGTCGAATAGACTAGGTTCTGTATCATCGATATCATCTGAAATATCTTCAGCTTCAGCAAGAATTAAATCTACATCTTCAGAAAATGGTGAAATTgactataaaaaattgtatgaagAATCTCAAGCAGAAAATGAAAGACTTAGAGAAAAGCTTAAGCGATCAGATGAACAGTTGAAAGAAGTTAGAAGTTTATTAGATAAAGCACAGAATTCTCAGAACAAGTCTGTTTTATCTGAGgcagaaaaaagggaaaggagggCCATGGAGAGGAAATTATCAGAAATGGAAGAGGAATTAAAG CAATTACAAAAGCTCAAAGCTGAAAATGAGAGATTGAAAGCCGAAAATCGGGCACTTACCCGCGTCGTATCCAAACTCACCAATACTACTAAATAG
- the LOC122634018 gene encoding protein phosphatase 1 regulatory subunit 12A isoform X5: MSLETRSSSALFKRAEQLKRWEQSETNREPAQPRQVARKIKFSDDCVFLAACAAGDKEEVVRLLQKGADINTGNVDGLTALHQACIDDDLDMVEFLVEQGADINRGDNEGWTPLHATASCGFISIAKYLIEQGCNLAAVNNDGELALDIAEKVEMEDMLQQHINKAGIDCDQARSEEERSMLNDARAWRSGAPGKDSMHPRTGATALHVAAAKGYIKVMNILLQARCDVNAQDFDGWTPLHGAAHWGQSETCKLLVDNFCDMDIKNYAGQTAFDVADADILKDLEELKQKQLTMMKDHPQIINKKQPSVPKKRISTNTDSAVTTQESPEILEEETPNKVKKVEVEIQSDKDDSSTGTNSDVEATRETDMEESDGEVVSETSSESRSSTCSNQSDKSNQSNHSTCLTDDEKKNRVNKEETATHSPLSAIEINKVPNQAPILPPKQQIDNNEEGVVPSWRRSGSFRSRIQNVEELEDKDKSTKLLNTPNKITTEPEVVLRRTHSFETDEKRKEIKLNLELSRTPQGSNTLSPTSASKTSPLSALPTTTTTTANTVTTTITTSPVPLNQIRSVQPMEATSTLLSSANNTVAVSGTPTTPGGSKLSPGNIFKNFFKSFVPPVRDEESETQRKAHAKRVRETRRSTQGVTLDEIKSAEQLVKKKQQNNEVPSLTAPSPQQPAASVSNTASITATITTATPTTVTANKTSEESNLPERRPSWRLRVDNGSKFQLEDANNRSPDITSTYMRRPSGGTGIPRPSSAPVETITPSPAETTVTLPLRRSLKPSEDKEQDKENDSRNAQATQAVIQRRRRPKRRSTGVVHVDMDEIDPEKQDISAGGDFEDTKVNHSESGNDRPGRSNRLGSVSSISSEISSASARIKSTSSENGEIDYKKLYEESQAENERLREKLKRSDEQLKEVRSLLDKAQNSQNKSVLSEAEKRERRAMERKLSEMEEELKQLQKLKAENERLKAENRALTRVVSKLTNTTK; encoded by the exons ATGTCTCTCGAGACTCGTTCGAGCTCGGCTCTATTTAAAAGAGCTGAACAGCTCAAACGTTGGGAACAATCTGAAACAAATCGAGAGCCGGCCCAACCCCGTCAAGTAGCAAGAAAGATCAAATTTTCCGATGATTGTGTCTTCTTGGCGGCATGTGCAGCAGGCGACAAGGAGGAGGTTGTGCGTTTACTTCAAAAAGGGGCGGACATCAACACCGGAAACGTCGATGGTCTCACGGCGTTACACCAG GCATGCATCGACGATGATCTGGATATGGTAGAATTTTTGGTAGAACAAGGAGCGGATATAAATCGTGGAGACAATGAAGGATGGACACCCCTACACGCTACAGCATCTTGTGGCTTCATATCAATAGCTAA ATACTTGATAGAACAAGGATGCAATTTGGCAGCAGTTAACAATGATGGCGAATTGGCCCTTGACATCGCAGAAAAGGTTGAAATGGAGGATATGCTACAGCAACATATAAATAAAGCAG GCATAGATTGTGATCAAGCTAGAAGTGAAGAGGAAAGGTCAATGTTAAATGATGCAAGAGCTTGGAGATCAGGAGCACCAGGCAAAGATTCAATGCATCCTAGAACAGGAGCTACGGCACTTCATGTTGCTGCTGCTAAAGGCTACATCAAAGTCATGAA tATTCTCCTTCAGGCTCGATGCGATGTCAATGCACAAGATTTCGATGGATGGACTCCCTTACATGGTGCAGCTCATTGGGGTCAATCAGAAACTTGTAAATTACTTGTGGATAACTTTTGTGATATGGACATCAAAAATTATgca ggACAAACTGCTTTTGATGTTGCTGATGcagatattttaaaagatttagaaGAATTGAAGCAAAAACAATTAACTATGATGAAAGATCATCcacaaataattaacaaaaaacaaCCTTCTGTACCAAAGAAACg tatttCAACTAATACTGATAGTGCTGTAACGACACAAGAGAGTCCTGAAATTCTGGAAGAAGAAACGCCAAATAAAGTCAAAAAAGTAGAAGTGGAAATTCAATCTGATAAAGACGATTCTAGTACTGGAACGAATAGCGACGTCG AAGCAACACGAGAAACAGATATGGAAGAGAGTGATGGCGAAGTTGTTTCTGAAACTAGCTCAGAATCACGCTCTTCCACCTGCTCCAATCAGTCTGATAAGTCTAACCAATCAAACCATTCCACATGTCTTACAGATGATG aaaagaaaaacagagtaAACAAAGAGGAAACCGCAACTCATTCTCCGTTATCTGCTATTGAAATCAATAAAGTTCCTAATcaa gcTCCGATATTGCCTCCTAAGCAgcaaattgataataatgaagaGGGAGTTGTTCCATCCTGGAGGCGTTCAGGATCTTTTCGAAGTAGAATACAAAATGTAGAag aACTTGAAGATAAGGACAAGAGTACTAAGTTGCTAAATACACCAAACAAAATTACTACTGAACCAGAGGTAGTATTAAGAAGAACACACAGTTTTGAGACAGATGAGAA aagaaaagaaatcaaattaaatttggAATTATCAAGAACGCCACAGGGAAGCAATACACTTTCACCAACATCTGCATCTAAAACATCACCACTAAGTGCACTGCCAACTACAACCACTACAACTGCCAACACAGTGACGACAACAATTACTACTAGTCCTGTTCCTCTAAATCAGATACGCag TGTTCAACCAATGGAAGCTACATCTACACTTCTATCGAGTGCAAACAATACTGTAGCAGTATCTGGAACTCCCACTACACCTGGAGGGAGCAAGCTAAGTCCAGGAAATATCTTCAAGAATTTCTTCAA aTCCTTTGTCCCACCTGTTCGTGATGAAGAAAGTGAGACACAAAGAAAGGCACATGCGAAGAGAGTACGAGAAACTCGACGTTCAACTCAGGGAGTAACATTAGATGAAATCAAAAGTGCAGAACAacttgtaaagaaaaaacaacaaaacaaCGAAGTGCCCAGTTTGACAGCACCTTCTCCGCAG CAGCCTGCAGCTTCTGTCAGCAATACAGCCTCAATCACAGCTACAATAACAACAGCAACACCTACCACAGTGACTGCAAATAAAACTTCTGAAGAATCTAATTTGCCTGAAAGGCGACCTTCTTGGAGACTCAGGGTAGATAATGGAAGCAAG tTTCAGTTAGAGGATGCAAATAACAGGTCACCTGACATTACATCGACTTATATGAGAAGACCATCCGGTGGAACTGGTATACCCAGACCATCATCGGCACCTGTGGAAACAATCACGCCGAGTCCTGCAGAAACTACTGTTACATTACCACTTCGACGATCATTGAAACCATCTGAAGACAAAG agcaagataaagaaaatgatagcAGAAATGCACAAGCTACTCAAGCAGTTATACAAAGGAGAAGAAGGCCTAAAAGACGTTCTACGGGTGTTGTTCATGTTGATATGGAT gAAATAGATCCTGAAAAACAAGACATATCTGCTGGTGGTGATTTTGAAGATACTAAAGTGAACCATAGTGAG AGTGGAAATGATAGACCCGGTAGGTCGAATAGACTAGGTTCTGTATCATCGATATCATCTGAAATATCTTCAGCTTCAGCAAGAATTAAATCTACATCTTCAGAAAATGGTGAAATTgactataaaaaattgtatgaagAATCTCAAGCAGAAAATGAAAGACTTAGAGAAAAGCTTAAGCGATCAGATGAACAGTTGAAAGAAGTTAGAAGTTTATTAGATAAAGCACAGAATTCTCAGAACAAGTCTGTTTTATCTGAGgcagaaaaaagggaaaggagggCCATGGAGAGGAAATTATCAGAAATGGAAGAGGAATTAAAG CAATTACAAAAGCTCAAAGCTGAAAATGAGAGATTGAAAGCCGAAAATCGGGCACTTACCCGCGTCGTATCCAAACTCACCAATACTACTAAATAG